In one window of Eubalaena glacialis isolate mEubGla1 chromosome 13, mEubGla1.1.hap2.+ XY, whole genome shotgun sequence DNA:
- the TRAF7 gene encoding E3 ubiquitin-protein ligase TRAF7 isoform X3 translates to METTFGPAFSAVTTITKADGTSTYKQHRRTPSSSSSLAYSPRDEEDSMPPISTPRRSDSAISVRSLHSESSMSLRSTFSLPEEEEEPEPLVFAEQPSVKLCCQLCCSVFKDPVITTCGHTFCRRCALKSEKCPVDNAKLTVVVNNIAVAEQIGELFIHCRHGCRAVGGGKPTVFEVDPRGCPFTIKLSARKDHEGSCDYRPVRCPNNPSCPPLLKMNLEAHLKECEHIKCPHSKYGCTFIGNQDTYETHLETCRFEGLKEFLQQTDDRFHEMHVALAQKDQEIAFLRSMLGKLSEKIDQLEKSLELKFDVLDENQSKLSEDLMEFRRDASMLNDELSHINARLNMGILGSYDPQQIFKCKGTFVGHQGPVWCLCVYSMGDLLFSGSSDKTIKVWDTCTTYKCQKTLEGHDGIVLALCIQGCKLYSGSADCTIIVWDIQNLQKVNTIRAHDNPVCTLVSSHNMLFSGSLKAIKVWDIVGTELKLKKELTGLNHWVRALVAAQSYLYSGSYQTIKIWDIRTLDCIHVLQTSGGSVYSIAVTNHHIVCGTYENLIHVWDIESKEQVRTLTGHVGTVYALAVISTPDQTKVFSASYDRSLRVWSMDNMICTQTLLRHQGSVTALAVSRGRLFSGAVDSTVKVWTC, encoded by the exons CCCCCCATCAGCACCCCGCGCCGCTCTGACTCGGCCATCTCTGTCCGCTCCCTGCACTCGGAGTCCAGCATGTCCCTGCGCTCCACGTTCTCTCTgcccgaggaggaggaggagccg GAGCCGCTGGTGTTTGCCGAGCAGCCCTCGGTGAAGCTCTGCTGCCAGCTCTGCTGCAGTGTGTTCAAGGACCCTGTGATCACCACGTGTGGG CACACCTTCTGTCGAAGATGCGCCTTGAAGTCAG AGAAGTGTCCCGTGGACAATGCCAAGCTGACGGTGGTGGTGAACAACATCGCGGTGGCTGAGCAGATTGGCGAGCTCTTCATCCACTGCAGGCACGGTTGTCGGGCAGTGGGGGGCGGGAAGCCCACTGTCTTTGAGGTGGACCCCCGAGGGTGTCCCTTCACCATCAAGCTCAGCGCCCGGAA GGACCACGAGGGCAGCTGTGACTACAGGCCTGTGCGGTGCCCCAACAACCCCAGCTGCCCGCCCCTTCTCAAGATGAACTTGGAGGCACACCTCAAGGAGTGCGAGCACATCAAGTGTCCCCACTCCAAGTACGG GTGCACGTTCATCGGAAACCAGGACACGTATGAGACGCACTTGGAGACCTGCCGCTTCGAGGGCCTGAAGGAGTTCCTGCAGCAGACGGATGACCGCTTCCACGAGATGCACGTGGCGCTGGCCCAGAAGGACCAGGAGATCGCCTTCCTGCGCTCCATGCTGGGCAAGCTCTCAGAGAAGATCGACCAGCTGGAGAAGAGCCTGGAGCTCAAGTTCG ATGTCCTGGATGAAAACCAGAGCAAGCTCAGCGAGGACCTCATGGAGTTCCGGAGGGACGCGTCCATGTTGAAT GACGAGCTGTCCCACATCAATGCACGGCTGAATATGGGCATCCTAGGAT CCTACGACCCGCAGCAGATCTTCAAGTGCAAAGGAACTTTTGTGGGTCACCAGGGCCCCGTCTGGTGTCTCTGCGTCTACTCAATGGGGGACCTGCTCTTCAGCGGCTCCTCTGACAAGACCATCAAG GTGTGGGACACGTGTACCACCTACAAGTGTCAGAAGACGCTGGAGGGCCATGATGGCATTGTGCTGGCACTCTGCATCCAGGG GTGCAAGCTTTACAGCGGCTCAGCCGACTGCACCATCATC GTTTGGGACATCCAGAACCTGCAGAAGGTGAACACGATCCGGGCCCACGACAACCCGGTGTGCACGCTGGTCTCCTCACACAACATGCTCTTCAGCGGCTCCCTGAAGGCCATCAAG GTGTGGGACATTGTGGGCACCGAGCTGAAGCTGAAGAAGGAGCTCACCGGCCTCAACCACTGGGTGCGGGCCCTGGTGGCCGCCCAGAGCTACCTGTATAGCGGCTCCTACCAGACAATCAAG ATCTGGGACATCCGGACCCTCGACTGCATCCACGTCCTGCAGACATCTGGCGGCAGCGTCTACTCTATTGCCGTGACGAATCACCACATTGTCTGTGGCACCTACGAGAACCTCATCCAC GTGTGGGACATTGAGTCTAAGGAGCAGGTGCGGACCCTGACAGGACACGTTGGCACTGTGTACGCCCTGGCGGTCATCTCAACGCCAGACCAGACCAAAGTCTTCAGCGCATCCTACGACCGGTCTCTCAGG GTCTGGAGTATGGACAACATGATCTGCACGCAGACTCTGCTGCGTCACCAGGGCAGTGTGACTGCGCTGGCTGTGTCCCGGGGCCGGCTCTTCTCAGGAGCCGTGGACAGCACCGTGAAG GTGTGGACTTGCTAA
- the CASKIN1 gene encoding caskin-1: MGKEQELVQAVKAEDVGTAQRLLQRPRPGKAKLLGSTKKINVNFQDPDGFSALHHAALNGNTELITLLLEAQAAVDIKDNKGMRPLHYAAWQGRKEPMKLVLKAGSAVNVPSDEGHIPLHLAAQHGHYDVSEMLLQHQSNPCMVDNSGKTPLDLACEFGRVGVVQLLLSSNMCAALLEPRPGDTTDPNGTSPLHLAAKNGHIDIIRLLLQAGIDINRQTKSGTALHEAALCGKTEVVRLLLDNGINAHVRNTYSQTALDIVHQFTTSQASKEIKQLLREASAALQVRATKDYCNNYDLTSLNVKAGDIITVLEQHPDGRWKGCIHDNRTGNDRVGYFPSSLGEAIVKRAGSRAGAEPSPPQGGSSAGPSAPPEEIWVLRKPFTGGDRSGSLSSVASGRSSGGHTLHAGSEGVKLLATVLSQKSVSDSSPGDSPVKPPEGSSGATRSQTPVTHAGQVYGEQPPKKLEAASEGKGAEAVSQWLATFQLQLYAPNFISAGYDLPTISRMTPEDLTAIGVTKPGHRKKITAEISGLSIPDWLPEHKPANLAVWLSMIGLAQYYKVLVDNGYENIDFITDITWEDLQEIGITKLGHQKKLMLAVRKLAELQKAEYAKYEGGPLRRKVPQSLEVMAIESPPPPEPAPADCQSPKMTTFQDSELSGELQAALTGPAEGAAAAAAAAPTEKPSNHLPPTPRASMRQEPSLGGRARHMSSSQELLGDGPPGPGSPMSRSQEYLLEEGPAPGTPPKEARPSRHGHSVKRASVPPVPGKPRQVLPPGTSHFTPPQTPTKARPGSPQALGGPHGPAPATAKVKPTPQLLPPMERPMSPRSLPQSPTHRGFAYVLPQPVESEAGPAAPGPAPAAVPVPVPTLCLPPEADVEPGRPKKRAHSLNRYAASDSEPERDELLVPATAGPYATVQRRVGRSHSVRAPAGADKNVNRSQSFAVRPRKKGPPPPPPKRSSSAMASANLADESVPDAETEGAGTEDGRLGVRAQRRRASDLAGSVDTGSAGSVKSIAAMLELSSIGGGGRAARRPPEGHPMLRPASPEPGRVATVLASVKHKEAIGPDGEVVNRRRTLSGPVTGLLATARRGPGEAGGPADHGHFVEDGATRQRPRGPAKGEAGVEGPPLARVEASATLKRRIRAKQSQQENVKFILTESDTVKRRPKAKEREAGPEPPLPPLSVYQNGTGTVRRRPASEQAGPPELPPPPPPAEPPPSDLLHLPPLPPPDSDARKPAKPPVSPKPILAQPVPKIQGSPTPASKKVPLPGPGSPEVKRAHGTPPPVSPKPPPPPTAPKPAKAAAGLQSGSVSPSPSPARQPPAALTKPASTPPSLSASPARPPSPGVPALHVPAKPPRAAAAAAGPPAAPDGASPGDSARQKLEETSACLAAALQAVEEKIRQEDAQGSRPSAAEEKSTGSILDDIGSMFDDLADQLDAMLE, from the exons aGCTCCTGGGCTCCACCAAGAAGATCAATGTCAATTTCCAAGACCCAGATGG CTTTTCTGCCCTGCACCACGCGGCCCTGAATGGCAACACAGAATTGATCACCCTGCTGCTGGAGGCCCAGGCTGCTGTGGACATCAAGGACAACAAAG GCATGCGGCCGCTACACTATGCGGCCTGGCAGGGCCGGAAGGAGCCCATGAAGCTGGTGCTGAAGGCGGGCTCAGCGGTGAATGTCCCGTCTGATGAGGGCCACATCCCCCTGCACTTGGCAGCCCAGCATGGTCACTACGACGTG TCTGAGATGCTGCTCCAGCACCAGTCCAACCCGTGCATGGTGGACAACTCGGGGAAGACGCCCCTGGACCTTGCCTGTGAGTTCGGCCGCGTTGGG GTGGTCCAGCTGCTCCTGAGCAGCAACATGTGTGCGGCCTTGCTAGAGCCCCGGCCAGGGGACACCACTGACCCCAATGGCACCAGCCCCCTGCACCTGGCAGCCAAGAATGGCCACATCGACATCATCAG ACTCCTCCTCCAAGCTGGCATTGACATTAACCGCCAGACCAAGTCCGGCACGGCCCTGCACGAGGCCGCACTCTGTGGGAAGACGGAAGTGGTTCGGCTGCTGCTCGAT AACGGGATCAATGCCCACGTGAGGAACACCTACAGCCAGACGGCCCTGGACATCGTGCACCAATTCACCACCTCCCAGGCCAGCAAGGAGATCAAGCAGCTGCTGCGAG AGGCCTCGGCAGCCCTGCAGGTCCGGGCTACCAAGGATTATTGCAACAATTACGACCTGACCAGCCTCAACGTGAAAGCCGGGGACATTATCACA GTCCTCGAGCAGCATCCAGACGGCCGGTGGAAGGGCTGTATCCATGACAACAGGACAGGCAATGACCGTGTGGGCTACTTCCCGTCCTCCCTGGGCGAGGCCATCGTCAAGCGAGCAG GTTCCCGAGCAGGTGCCGAACCAAGCCCACCCCAGGGAGGCAGCTCAGCAGGGCCCTCTGCACCCCCCGAGGAGATCTGGGTGCTGAGGAAGCCATTCACAG GCGGGGACCGCAGTGGCAGCTTGAGCAGTGTGGCCAGTGGCCGGAGCAGCGGGGGCCACACCCTGCACGCAGGCTCTGAAGGGGTCAAG CTCCTGGCCACGGTGCTCTCCCAGAAGTCTGTCTCCGACTCCAGCCCCGGGGACAGCCCTGTCAAGCCTCCGGAGGGCTCTTCAG GTGCCACCCGGTCCCAGACTCCAGTGACCCATGCCGGGCAGGTCTATGGGGAGCAGCCACCCAAGAAGCTGGAGGCAGCATCAGAGGGCAAG GGCGCCGAGGCTGTCAGCCAGTGGCTTGCCACATTCCAGCTGCAGCTCTACGCCCCCAACTTCATCAGCGCCGGCTATGACCTGCCCACCATCAGCCGCATGACCCCCGAG GACCTCACGGCCATCGGGGTCACCAAGCCAGGCCACCGGAAGAAGATCACTGCAGAGATCAGCGGCCTGAGCATCCCCGACTGGCTGCCTGAGCACAAACCT GCTAACCTGGCCGTGTGGTTGTCCATGATTGGCCTGGCTCAGTACTACAAGGTGCTGGTGGACAACGGCTACGAGAACATCGACTTCATCACCGACATCACCTGGGAGGACCTGCAGGAGATCGGCATCACCAAGCTGG GACACCAGAAGAAGTtgatgctggcagtgaggaaactGGCAGAGCTGCAGAAGGCAGAGTACGCCAAGTATGAGGGGGGACCCCTGCGCCGGAAGGTACCACAGTCACTTGAAGTGATGGCCATCGAGTCGCCACCCCCGCCCGAGCCTGCCCCAGCTGACTGCCAGTCTCCTAAGATGACCACCTTCCAGGACAGTGAGCTCAGTGGTGAGCTGCAGGCTGCTCTGACGGGCCCGGCTGAAGgggctgccgctgccgctgccgctgccccTACTGAGAAGCCCTCCAACCACCTGCCGCCCACCCCAAGGGCCTCCATGCGGCAGGAGCCCAGCCTGGGTGGGCGGGCACGGCACATGAGCAGTTCTCAGGAGCTGCTGGGCGACGggcccccagggcctggcagcccCATGTCACGAAGCCAGGAGTACCTGCTGGAGGAGGGGCCGGCCCCGGGTACCCCCCCCAAGGAGGCCCGGCCCAGCCGCCACGGCCACAGCGTCAAGCGGGCCAGTGTGCCCCCAGTGCCTGGCAAGCCGCGGCAGGTCCTTCCACCAGGTACCAGCCACTTCACGCCCCCCCAGACTCCCACAAAAGCCCGGCCAGGCTCCCCGCAAGCCCTGGGGGGGCCTCATGGCCCAGCCCCAGCCACAGCCAAGGTGAAGCCCACCCCACAGCTGCTGCCACCAATGGAGCGACCCATGTCACCTCGCTCGCTGCCTCAGTCACCCACACACCGTGGCTTTGCCTACGTGCTGCCCCAACCCGTGGAGAGCGAGGCAGGGCCGGCTGCTCCGGGGCCTGCGCCTGCGGCTGTGCCCGTGCCTGTGCCCACACTGTGCCTGCCCCCTGAGGCCGATGTGGAGCCAGGGCGGCCCAAGAAGCGCGCCCACAGCCTGAATCGCTACGCGGCGTCCGACAGCGAGCCGGAGCGGGACGAGCTGCTGGTGCCTGCTACCGCGGGGCCCTACGCCACAGTCCAGCGGCGCGTGGGCCGCAGCCACTCGGTGCGGGCACCCGCTGGCGCTGACAAGAACGTCAACCGCAGCCAGTCGTTTGCTGTGCGGCCGCGAAAGAagggcccccccccacccccgcccaagcGCTCCAGCTCAGCCATGGCCAGTGCCAACCTGGCTGATGAGTCAGTGCCAGATGCGGAGACCGAGGGGGCTGGGACCGAGGACGGCCGGCTGGGGGTCCGGGCACAGCGCCGGCGGGCTAGTGACCTGGCTGGCAGCGTGGACACAGGAAGCGCTGGCAGCGTGAAGAGCATTGCAGCCATGCTCGAGCTGTCGTCCATTGGGGGTGGAGGCCGGGCAGCCCGCAGGCCCCCTGAGGGCCACCCCATGCTTCGCCCCGCCAGCCCGGAGCCAGGCCGGGTGGCCACGGTGTTGGCCTCGGTGAAGCACAAGGAGGCCATTGGGCCTGACGGCGAGGTGGTGAACCGGCGCCGCACACTGAGTGGGCCTGTCACGGGACTTCTGGCCACTGCTCGCCGGGGTCCGGGAGAGGCAGGGGGGCCTGCAGATCACGGCCACTTTGTGGAAGATGGCGCTACCCGGCAGCGGCCTCGAGGTCCAGCCAAGGGTGAGGCAGGTGTGGAGGGCCCACCACTGGCCAGGGTGGAGGCCAGCGCCACGCTCAAGAGGCGCATCCGAGCCAAGCAGAGCCAGCAGGAGAACGTCAAGTTCATCCTCACTGAGTCCGACACGGTCAAGCGCCGACCCAAGGCCAAGGAGAGGGAGGCAGGTCCCGAGCCTCCCTTACCGCCGCTGTCCGTGTACCAGAATGGAACAGGCACTGTGCGCCGCCGTCCAGcctctgagcaggctgggccCCCAGAGCTGCCCCCGCCACCGCCACCCGCTGAGCCCCCGCCCTCTGACCTCTTGCACCTGCCCCCACTGCCCCCGCCAGACAGTGATGCCCGGAAGCCAGCCAAGCCACCTGTCTCTCCCAAGCCCATTCTGGCTCAGCCCGTGCCCAAGATCCAGGGCTCGCCCACGCCTGCCTCCAAGAAGGTGCCACTGCCAGGTCCTGGCAGCCCAG AGGTGAAGCGTGCGCACGGCACGCCGCCGCCCGTGTCTCCCAAGCCGCCGCCACCGCCCACGGCGCCCAAGCCGGCCAAGGCAGCGGCGGGGCTGCAGTCGGGCAGCGTCAGCCCGTCGCCCTCGCCGGCACGCCAGCCGCCTGCTGCCCTCACCAAGCCCGCCAGCACGCCGCCCTCGCTGAGTGCCAGCCCGGCCAGGCCCCCGTCCCCCGGTGTGCCCGCGCTGCACGTGCCCGCCAAGCCGCCGCGCGCTGCCGCAGCGGCAGCCGGGCCCCCCGCCGCACCCGACGGCGCCTCGCCGGGGGACAGCGCCAGGCAGAAGCTTGAGGAGACTAGCGCGTGCCTGGCGGCCGCGCTGCAAGCTGTAGAAGAGAAGATCCGGCAGGAGGACGCGCAAGGCTCGCG CCCTTCGGCCGCCGAGGAGAAGAGCACCGGCAGCATCCTGGACGACATTGGCAGCATGTTTGACGACCTGGCCGACCAGCTGGACGCCATGCTGGAGTGA